The window GGTTGATAGGCCGCAGGTGGAAGCTCAGCGATGGGTGGAGCCGAGCGGTACTAATCGCCCGTGAGGCTTGGCCTCTTACTTCTTAACAAGCCTGAAATCCTACCCTTATTCTATGGCCAGTTGCCCGGTGCCCATAGCGGGGAGGTAACACCCGGTCCCATTCCGAACCCGGCAGTTAAGCTCCCCAGCGCCTATGATACTGGCCGCGCGAGCGGTCGGGAAAGTTGGTCGGTGCCGGGTATTAATTATTTTCCAAATTTATTTTAACTGTTCCTACCTTTATCTTTATTTCTGCTTTATATAATCTTGGTTTATTAGTATCTATCCACAATTTCCATATCCCTGTCGGTTGCAATATTCCCCCAACATTTATTTTTGTAGGGTCTATCTCAACATATATGACTTTCTTATTGCCAAGCTGTAACTTTTGTCTTTTAACATAAGGCACAAAATAACTCTTTCCATTAAAAAAGATTCTTTTTTTGATAGCTTCATTGCTTATTATTTGCCTGTAATAATAAAGTGTTGCTGTGAGAGGATCCATAAAATTTTGGTTTTTTATTTTCTTTTTGATTAATTTTTCATTCGCTCCTTTAATAATTATTTTTTTGTATAAAATCCATTTTTTGCTAAAAAAATAATCATGTATTTCAATATAAGATTTTTCCTTCTTGTAAAAATGAAATTTTTTAGTGTTAAATTTTTTATCTGATATAGCATTTCCTTCATACTTTATATCTTTTAAGAATCTTAAAAATCCTATTGTATGTGCTTTTGCAAAAGTTTTAATTTCTTTATTTGTTGTTTCATAAGATATACAACTTCTGGCAACATTAAAAAATAAGTAAGACACTTTATAACAATCCTTTTGCAGTTCTGATGCAAAAGAAACCCCACTAATAAGCAAAAAAATCAATAAATGTTTCATAGGGCTATTATTGTATAATTATTAAACAATTTCAATAAGGAGGCTTTTAATGGCTTTAAAACAGGCTGATTTAATAATCACTGATATAGACTTTGTCCTTACCATGGACGAAAACTTAACAGAATTTAGGAATGCAGACATTGTTGTAAAAGATGGAAAAATCATAGATATAGGACAAAATAAAAAAAATGAGTATTTTGGAAGAACAATCATCGGTAAAGGGAAGATAGCCATTCCGGGACTTATTAATACCCATACCCATGCTGCAATGACATTACTTAGAGGATATGGTAGTGACAATCCTTTAAAAGTATGGCTGGAAGAATATATATGGCCTGCGGAAGGGCAATTTGTAAGTTATGAATTTGTGAAGGATGGAACTGAGATTGCTATTTATGAAATGCTTAGGACTGGAACAACAACATTTGTAGATATGTATTTTTATGAAAATGCCGTTGCAGATGTTATAAAAGAAGTTGGGATTAGAGGAGTTTTATCAACTGGTATTCTTGATTTTCCCACCCCTGGAGCAAAAACTCCAGATGAGGGTATAGCAAAGACTATTGATTTTATAAAAGAGTATAAAAATCATCCTTATGTTGTTCCCGCTATCGGTCCTCATGCACCTTATACTTGTTCTCCGGAGACTTTAAAAAAAGCCTACAAAGTAGCTGAGGATTATAACATTGTGTATCACATACACGTTGCAGAAACAGAGTTTGAGGTTAATACAATAAAGGAAAAATATGGAAAAACACCGGTTCATCATCTAAATGAACTTGGTGTGTTATCTGAAAGGACTTTAGCGGCACATATGGTTTACCCTTCAGAAGAAGAAATAGATATTCTTGCAGAAAAAGGTGTAAAAATAGCCCATTGTCCGGAAAGTAATCTAAAACTTGCTTCCGGTGTTGCTCCGGTTCCCACCATGATTGAAAAAGGCGTAAATGTTGCAATAGGGACGGATGGAACGGCTTCAAATGATAATCTTGATGTTATAGGCGAAATATCAACAGCAGCCAAACTACACAAAGGAGTAAACAAAAATCCAACTGTGGTTAATGCAAAAGAAGCTTTGCTTATGGCAACAAGATGGGGTGCAAAAGCAATACTAATGGAGGATAAAATAGGCTCTATTGAGATTGGTAAATTAGCAGATATTGTGCTTATTGATATTATTCAGCCTCATATAAATCCTGTATATGACCCTTATACCCAAATTGTTTATTCTGCAAGTGGACTTGATATTGATACTGTTATTGTAAATGGGGAGGTTAAAGTTTTAAACAAAGAAGTTTTACCTATAGATAAAGAATACCTACTTGAAAAAGCAAACTACTGGAAAGAAAAGATAGAAGCAATTAGAAAGTAATTTAAGCCCGCTTTATGCGGGTTTTTATCACAGGTATTTTGCGATTTCTTCAAGTAAAATCAGAAGGGCATTTTTTACACTTTCTTTGTCTTTTGCCACAAGTGGAACAACTTTAACATCTTCATCAAGGTCTAAGGCTATTCTTATATCCTTTGGATCCCATGCACCTTTTAAATCCTGTTTATTACAGCCTACAATAAAAGGTGCCGGATATCTTGATTCAAAATAATTTATTATTCTACGGGCTTCATGAAATGTTTGAGGGTCTGTTGAATCTACAAGAACTATAAGCCCTACCATCCCTTTTCCAAGAATATCCCACATAAAATCAAATCTGGACTGCCCCGGTGTCCCGAACAGATAGAGAACATGCTCATCATCTATAGTAATTCTTCCAAAGTCCATCGCAACTGTAGTATGATCCTTTACTTCTTTTTCACCTTTTTTTGTTGTTCTGGCTTCGGTTTGAACAGTTTCTATCTCACTAACAGTATTAATAAATTGGGTTTTTCCTGCCGCATAAGGACCTGCTATAACTATTTTAATCTGCTTTTGTTTCGTATTCTTTTTATCTACTGCCATTATAATCCCTTAATCCTTGCTATTATTTTTGATAAGAGTTTTTTTGTAAGGTCAAATCCAATTTTTCTGGTTTTTGGTTTCTTCCTTCTTATTAATCCTGTGGCAAGAAAGCCGTAAAGTATTCTTTGAAGAGTTAATTTATTGATACTTGTTTCATTTAAAATATCTTCAACTGTCCTCTCTCCATCTATGTAAGAAAGAATTTTCTTCTCTGTTTCGCTTAAATGAGATCTATTGGCAATCTCTTCCCAATTTTCAGCTTTTTCAAATTTTAATTTCATATCCGAAATTTTACGGTCAACCTCATTTTGAGATAACTGTCTGCTTAGATACATAATTATTTTTTCAAGGGGTATTACAGGTTTTATATCAGGTGGATATTTTATGAATCCCGGTGTAAAGGAAAAGTTACCTTTTTTAACACCAAGTAATAAAGGAAGTCTGGATACAAGATACTGGTATAATTCATCTTTTGTAATGCCTTCTTTTTGTAATACCTGATTAAAATCAAGATCAAGATATATATAAAATACCTTTTTTACTTCCCGGATATATACCATATCTCCTTCTTTAAAATAAACTGCAAATTTCTTTGCAGGAGATTCTACTACAAGAATTCCGTCTTTTTTATCTCTTTTTAATATTTGGAAAATATCAATAAAATTAAAAGTTTCTAAATTTCCTGTAATTGCCATATTCTAACCTTTAAACTAAGTTTTCTTCTATCTGTTTTGCTGCTCTCTTTATTTCCATTAGTAGTAAACCTAATTTGGCATCTGCAGGGGCAAGTATCCCAAGGACTGCAAGGTCTCCTATTCCCGTAAATATCATATAACCTTTAGAACCTTTTACATATAACTGCTCAAGATTCCCTTTATTTAATTCACTTGTTACTCTCTCCCCAAGTGAAAGTATGGCTGCACCCATAGCAGCAACTCTATCTTCATCTACACCTTCCGGTAATATTGAAGCTATTGCTAAACCATCTGGACTTACAAGCACCGCTCCCTCTGCTCCAGAATTCCTTATCACATTTTGAAGAATTTCGTCAAACCTTGCCATATCAACCTCCTTGGTCTGTGCAAACTTTTATAGAATAACTCAATTTATATGTCTATAACACGTTCTATATCATAAAAATTTTGACGTTTTCTTAATAAAGTTCTCCCTTCTATTAGTATCTATAATATCAGTTAATAACTTCTTTATTAAGTTGTCCAGATCTTTCTGTGTTATCTTTTCGGGGTTTATATTCAATTCTTTTAATCTTTTCTTGAAGAGGAAATTTCCAATAGGACCAATTTCCATAACAAGTACTTCTTTTATTTTATCAAGAACAGAAGGGTCATAATATTCAAATTCTTCTATATTATGAAATATAGGCTCTGTCTCAGTTTCTTTTTTTTCTTCAATTATTTCTTCTTTTTTCTCTTGTTCTACCTGTTGTGGTAGTTCACTAACACCTAATATCTCTTCCAGAGTAGGTATTTCTTCCTCCGATATTTTTTCTTCTTCACCTTTTTCCTCTTCTATTTCTTGAGGTGAGGATAATACACTTTCAAGTTCATGTATATCTTGTGGTAATTCCTCTTTTTCGGTCTCTTCTATTGCTTCCAATTCCTCTGCAAATTTATCCCGAACATCTTCTATTGTTATTTCGTTTTTCTCTTCCTGTGAAATTTCAGGTATTTCTTTTTCCAATGGAACTACTTCCGGAGTTTCTTTTATAAACTCCTCAAAACTTTTTTCTTCGGGTTTTTCTTCAGGTATTTCTTTTGGTTTTTCAATTTCTTCTATTTTAGGTTGTTCAATACTTTCTTCTGTTTCTGTTTTTTCCTCAGGTCCAGTAAGAAACTGGCGAATTTTTTTTGCCGCTGCAACATGAACAAGTTTCAAAAGTGCAAATCTTGTATCGCCTTCAACTATTGAAGCTATCGAGATTTCAGGTGTTACGAATATTACAAATATAGATATATCTTCGCCTTCTGCATATATATATTCTTCACCAAAATCCTCTATAATTTCATTTGTCTGATGTCCCCTTTCTATTATAAGTTTAATAAGCTCGGAAAGATTTTTCTTCTTCCCGGGGTAAATAGTTTTTATTATTTCTGAATTACTTTCCCTAAAAATACCACTAAAAGATGCCCCTGTTTCTGTATATAACCTATCAAGTATCTGTTTTAACTTTTCATCAAATCCCATAACTCCCTCATATTTTTATAGCTCACCCTCTTCAAGTTTTTCTATTATTGTTTTCATACTTATTCTCATTCTTTCGAAAGATTCTGCAAGCTCGGCAAGTTCGTCATTTCCTTCAACTTTTATTTCATAATCAAGATTCCCCATACTAACTTCTTTTAAAGCGTGGGTTACTTCTTTTATTTTTGAGATTATATATTTGTCTATTAGCACTCTAATAAGATAGACAGGGATAAGAAAGGCAATCTGTATGATTATTATAGAATATATGGCTTTCATTAATGCATCTTCTACTCCTGCTGAATTCAAAAGGAAATAAACCAGCACTCCGACAAAAAGAGAACCTAAAACAGAACCACCAAGCACTATCCAGGATATTTCATTTAAAACAGATTTTCTTTTCTCCATAATTTCCTCCTGAAGCCATTAAAAGTTTTAAGGACTAAATTTCTTTTTCTTTTCGTCCTCTTAAAAAATAATATTGAAACAAATAAATCTCAAGGGCAAGGTTAAATAAGTTAATTATGCTTGAAACTGTGTGAACAGTTTTAAATTTTGAGTGTAATTTTTCTGCTTCTGTTTTTTTATTTTCCTGGAGGAGTTGATAGTATTGATAATTGATTGTCCTTGCCATAGGGAGAACTGTCTTATGAAGAGCCATATGGGATAAAACAAGAATTGAGAGAGCAATAATAAAACCCAAATATTTTTTTATAATTACTTTATCTTTTATAGATTTTATTCCTATTAGGGTATAAATAACTATTCCAATTATCCAGCCTGAAGCAAAATAATAAGGAAAAATGAGATTCATTATTTCGCCGGCAGTTTTTTTATCAAAATGGGAAAAAATAACAGGAGCCACAACAAAGGTAGTCCATATATTGGCTCCTATTAAAATACCTATCAGTAATAAAACCAGTAAATCAATATATCTATTCAACTATTTCTAACCTGCTAAAGAAGAAAGGTATTTCATAATCTGCTGACTCTTTAGAGTCAGAGCCATGAACAGCATTTTCACCTATATTTGTTCCGTAAAGCTTTCTTAAGGTTCCTTCTGCAGCTTCTTCAGGGTTAGTTGCTCCCATAATTTCTCTAATTCTCTCTATTGCATTTTCTCCTTCCCATACCATAGCAACAATAGGCCCTGAAGACATAAACTCACATAGCTCATCATAAAATGGTCTTTCTTTATGAACTATATAAAATTGTGCAGCCTGTTCCTTAGTTAACTTTAACTTTTTTAAGGCAACCAGTTTGAATCCTTTTTCTTGAACATGGGCAATGATTTTACCTTCAACTCCTTTTTTTACTGCATCTGGTTTGATTAGCATAAGTGTTCTTTCTACTGCCATTTAATCCTCCGTTTTGTTTTTTCTATTATTATACAGTATCTTATAGAATGAAAAGATATTAAGGCCTATTACAATACCCCATGATATTGCCATAAATAAAGCTCCGTATGTATTAAGCAGATGTTCTTTCATTTTTCTTGCTCCAGGCAATTTTTATTAAAGCAATTCCAAAAACAAGGACAAATAGTATGAATCCTCTTGCTATCCAAATTCCTGTGTTTGATTGGGTAAGTTTATCTGGTAGT is drawn from Persephonella sp. and contains these coding sequences:
- a CDS encoding DUF3108 domain-containing protein, with the translated sequence MSYLFFNVARSCISYETTNKEIKTFAKAHTIGFLRFLKDIKYEGNAISDKKFNTKKFHFYKKEKSYIEIHDYFFSKKWILYKKIIIKGANEKLIKKKIKNQNFMDPLTATLYYYRQIISNEAIKKRIFFNGKSYFVPYVKRQKLQLGNKKVIYVEIDPTKINVGGILQPTGIWKLWIDTNKPRLYKAEIKIKVGTVKINLENN
- a CDS encoding amidohydrolase; translated protein: MALKQADLIITDIDFVLTMDENLTEFRNADIVVKDGKIIDIGQNKKNEYFGRTIIGKGKIAIPGLINTHTHAAMTLLRGYGSDNPLKVWLEEYIWPAEGQFVSYEFVKDGTEIAIYEMLRTGTTTFVDMYFYENAVADVIKEVGIRGVLSTGILDFPTPGAKTPDEGIAKTIDFIKEYKNHPYVVPAIGPHAPYTCSPETLKKAYKVAEDYNIVYHIHVAETEFEVNTIKEKYGKTPVHHLNELGVLSERTLAAHMVYPSEEEIDILAEKGVKIAHCPESNLKLASGVAPVPTMIEKGVNVAIGTDGTASNDNLDVIGEISTAAKLHKGVNKNPTVVNAKEALLMATRWGAKAILMEDKIGSIEIGKLADIVLIDIIQPHINPVYDPYTQIVYSASGLDIDTVIVNGEVKVLNKEVLPIDKEYLLEKANYWKEKIEAIRK
- a CDS encoding ATP/GTP-binding protein codes for the protein MAVDKKNTKQKQIKIVIAGPYAAGKTQFINTVSEIETVQTEARTTKKGEKEVKDHTTVAMDFGRITIDDEHVLYLFGTPGQSRFDFMWDILGKGMVGLIVLVDSTDPQTFHEARRIINYFESRYPAPFIVGCNKQDLKGAWDPKDIRIALDLDEDVKVVPLVAKDKESVKNALLILLEEIAKYL
- a CDS encoding DUF4388 domain-containing protein, translated to MAITGNLETFNFIDIFQILKRDKKDGILVVESPAKKFAVYFKEGDMVYIREVKKVFYIYLDLDFNQVLQKEGITKDELYQYLVSRLPLLLGVKKGNFSFTPGFIKYPPDIKPVIPLEKIIMYLSRQLSQNEVDRKISDMKLKFEKAENWEEIANRSHLSETEKKILSYIDGERTVEDILNETSINKLTLQRILYGFLATGLIRRKKPKTRKIGFDLTKKLLSKIIARIKGL
- a CDS encoding roadblock/LC7 domain-containing protein; this translates as MARFDEILQNVIRNSGAEGAVLVSPDGLAIASILPEGVDEDRVAAMGAAILSLGERVTSELNKGNLEQLYVKGSKGYMIFTGIGDLAVLGILAPADAKLGLLLMEIKRAAKQIEENLV
- a CDS encoding HAMP domain-containing protein codes for the protein MEKRKSVLNEISWIVLGGSVLGSLFVGVLVYFLLNSAGVEDALMKAIYSIIIIQIAFLIPVYLIRVLIDKYIISKIKEVTHALKEVSMGNLDYEIKVEGNDELAELAESFERMRISMKTIIEKLEEGEL
- a CDS encoding DUF4149 domain-containing protein; the encoded protein is MNRYIDLLVLLLIGILIGANIWTTFVVAPVIFSHFDKKTAGEIMNLIFPYYFASGWIIGIVIYTLIGIKSIKDKVIIKKYLGFIIALSILVLSHMALHKTVLPMARTINYQYYQLLQENKKTEAEKLHSKFKTVHTVSSIINLFNLALEIYLFQYYFLRGRKEKEI
- the ndk gene encoding nucleoside-diphosphate kinase; translated protein: MAVERTLMLIKPDAVKKGVEGKIIAHVQEKGFKLVALKKLKLTKEQAAQFYIVHKERPFYDELCEFMSSGPIVAMVWEGENAIERIREIMGATNPEEAAEGTLRKLYGTNIGENAVHGSDSKESADYEIPFFFSRLEIVE